The Candidatus Aegiribacteria sp. nucleotide sequence TACAAGCTGAAAAAAACGGGGCTATTCTTCCCAAATCCAACGATGATTGCAATATTTGTCCCCATGCATCAATGTCCTGGAACGAGTCATTCGGATATTTTCATTAAAAGCCTGACAGCCGGCAAAATCTGTGTGGCAGAGAGTGGCGTATCCTATATCCGAAGCACCGTTCTCACGAAAAGTCTTTGCCCAAAGGCACTCTGTAACTTTGATCTCAAGAACTCTATCTGTGTCTTCAACAATATCAAAAGTTAAGACGTGCTTCATTAAGCGACTAGGATTTCTTACCCACTCTTTAAAGGATGTGAAATCGTTCAGCCGGTTCTCTGTTTTACCCTGTAATATGTCTTCTGAAGCTGTTTCGGATGAGATTCTCTTCAGGATTTCTATGAAATTATCTTTTTCAAATTCCCCTGCAAGACCCTGTATAATGGAGATGAACCTCTGAAAGGAAAAATCAAATACTTCCTGAAAAGTCATCTCTGAATCCTGCATAAATTTGTGTTTATCAGAATTCTTAGTGTTCATCAGTCAACTCCCTGCGTATCAAAATTAGAGGTTGTCAATCCTGCCAAATTATAATGCTCACAAGTCGATTATGGTATATTCGGGAAGTTCCGGAGAAGCTACTTCATCCGGACTGGGTCGCTCAAGATTCTCTCCGGCTGTGTCGATCCACTAGCTCCTGAGGCTGCAAGAAGAACTCGTGATCCGGTTAAGCCCGCAGAGACATCTGACTCCGGCAAGAAAAAGAAGATTATGAAACTAAGCACAGATGGTTTTCAATTGCACAGTCTGTCCACCCTGCTGACAGATCTCGGAACATTATGTAACAACAAATGCAGGATGGATGAATTCGCCGCGGCGGATGTAACAATAAATCGTTTTACCGAGGCTACGCCCTTCCAGGAAAGGGTAGTCCAATTACTGGATTTGTAGACAGTAACTTGAAGTTCAGAATCGTTCTATCTATCCATACCCCATGAATATAGATATGAAATACCCTAGAAACTACAGTCTAGTTATTCGGCCGTCGCTTTGAATCCTCCCCGGCAAACCTCATCATCGCTTCTTCTGCGCTGGCGCGATCTTCTTCTGTGCCGTTCATCCTGAAACTGCGCTCCTCGCAGCAATCCCCGCAATAGCTGACCTCATAAGAAACAAGATCAAACTCCCTCCCGGTACTTGTATTGGTAACTGAAAGCTCCTCCACCAGGCCCCTGTAAAGTATTATCCCGTTCTCATCTCGAAGCACATATTTCCAGGTTCGTTCGCTGGAACTGGTACTGAACTCTCCCTTCTCACTATTCATGCTGCTTCTTAACATGGGATGGTTATCAAGATCTATATTAACTCTCCCGGAGTCAATATGGAAGCCGGTGAACATGTTCAGCATTACTCCTGAAAAGGGGGCTTCAGCATAGCTTCCCAGGCGCTCGAGAAAATACCTGGATCAGCAATACCATTTTCTGTAGCCCAGAACTGGAGCAGATCATCATCGAAGAACAATATCAGATGAGGCAGTACTTCACCGTGGTCATTCCCGGTTCCCTGTTTAACGAGACCGCTTCCGTCACTCATTCCCAACCTTGCCCTTGCGCCTGAAAGAGCTGCATCCGCGGTTGATTCACTGCCGCCAACATTAAGTGATCTGATCTGATAAACCCATGCGGTAACATCACCGTCACCAAAGGCGACATAGAGTGGGTCACCACAGAGAACTATCACTTCTTCCTTTGTCATGTTCGGTGTAAGCTGCATTGTTTCATCCGTGTTAATAAACGGCACATTGAACTTGCTGCCGCAGCCTGTGAAAACCACTGCCAGCAGACTGATGGTAATTATGATGAAGATATTTTTCATTCTGAACCTCCTTTTGAATTTCTATCAGGATTCGAGTCTTCGTGAATTCTTTCCGCACACTTCGCTTTGTGTGACAGAACAAGCAGCTTAGCACAGATCAGCACAGTTAGAACAAATATCACCGGGATCATTGCATCTCCTTCCGCATTCATTTGTTTATCAGGTCAATACATTATGCAAGATAGGTGCCAGCATGATACCGACAGGTATTGAGAAGATATACTAATGTATGATATTTACTTACGAAATTGACTCAGTTAATCGAAACTATAATACCGAGGAATCAGTACTAATATTCTGAGCGGTCGCTCAATATTTGACACAAAGGTGCATTTTTTTCTGAAGCATAGCCGGTCAGAAGCAAGGTTAT carries:
- a CDS encoding L-2-amino-thiazoline-4-carboxylic acid hydrolase; the encoded protein is MNTKNSDKHKFMQDSEMTFQEVFDFSFQRFISIIQGLAGEFEKDNFIEILKRISSETASEDILQGKTENRLNDFTSFKEWVRNPSRLMKHVLTFDIVEDTDRVLEIKVTECLWAKTFRENGASDIGYATLCHTDFAGCQAFNENIRMTRSRTLMHGDKYCNHRWIWEE